In Kaistella sp. 97-N-M2, the sequence TTTTTACCTGGCTCTTAATTCCTACATTTCCGCATTATCATCCGCGCCATAAAATTTCGGGATCTGCCACTGGTATTTCACGGCCAAAGTCCGGATGAAAACAATCAAAAGAATGGTCGAAATCTGCACGAAAATATATTTAAAACTGCCGTAATTCACCAGTAATAAAAAAACGCTGCCACCCAAAAGACAGGCGGTGGCATAGATTTCTTTGCGGAAAATAAGCGGAATCCGGTTGAGTAAAATATCGCGGATAATCCCGCCGAAACATCCCGTAATCGTTCCTAAGGTTAAACAGATCAAAGGATGCAGATCTGCACTCAACCCTTTCTGAATGCCGACTATCGTAAAAAGTCCCAGCCCGAAACTGTCAAAAACAAACAAGGTGACGCGGAATTTTTTTTCAATGGATTTGAAAATCATCGAAAGCAGACACGTAATAAAAATCACGGAACACATAATCATATCGTGCAT encodes:
- a CDS encoding trimeric intracellular cation channel family protein produces the protein MVHENLNFIIEILGTISFAMSGSFAAMQKRLDPFGVLIIAFVTSVGGGTVRDVLLDVPVFWMHDMIMCSVIFITCLLSMIFKSIEKKFRVTLFVFDSFGLGLFTIVGIQKGLSADLHPLICLTLGTITGCFGGIIRDILLNRIPLIFRKEIYATACLLGGSVFLLLVNYGSFKYIFVQISTILLIVFIRTLAVKYQWQIPKFYGADDNAEM